The Daucus carota subsp. sativus chromosome 7, DH1 v3.0, whole genome shotgun sequence genome window below encodes:
- the LOC108196594 gene encoding formin-like protein 1 yields the protein MYKTNTFFILLTLVTTTTPTLETQHPQLSHARKLLHQPFFLPLSPPISPSFSPISPSVSPTSQPQPKYPFSSLSPPTPTTFFPSYTTPPPPPTLTTTPTFPANISSLILTNPSHSSKPISKKLIAIAISLSLLSALLVAIVATLLLHRHTRKPEIIKSDSLRLYPSHTSPSDEPGTSTSTTTTTTTTTSHVNFYATMSSSGYHKLGSPELRPLPPLPKQNPSGEQLYYKDSGKDKELEDDEFFSPVASPNGDVLGSGGVDSGSRSFNSKTASYPSSQSHSPMSTSPSIAFNSSPRSSILKSPDSLVNFPMPPPPTRQRKVSLSTESTPVRVSDVSECGDVSLPPMPPPMPAPRGWEVGGGFEKEPPVLVMPSRRDVERRGDVGEKNEEVLKLKLKPLHWDKVKASSDHAMVWDQLKSSSFQLNEEMIETLFMVNTSKSTPKDANTPRPLFPLMNQDTQVLDPKKSQNIAILLRALNVTVDEVCEALLEGNSDTLGTELLESLLKMAPTKEEEYKLKEFEETPPFKLGPAEKFLKAVLDIPFAFQRINAMLYIANFDSEVEYLKRSFETIEGACEELRNSRMFAKLLEAVLKTGNRMNIGTNRGEARAFKLDTLLKLVDVKGTDGKTTLLHFVVQEIIRAEGSRLSDDQSLSAEYQQHPDLRDDIEFMKLGLQVVSSLSGELTSVKRSASMDADVLGNEVEKLCTGITKVLEVLKLNEELPLSENSRKLSESMSAFFKKAEEQLIKVQSQQSAALSMVKEITEYFHGNSVKEEARPFRIFMVVRDFLSNLDQVCKEVGRINERTKVSSACQFTAPIYTSLPPLFPELSGSQTYSTSDDESSFSS from the exons ATGTACAAAACCAACACCTTCTTCATCCTCCTCACCCTTGTCACAACCACCACTCCCACACTTGAAACTCAACACCCACAACTATCTCATGCTAGAAAACTCCTTCACCAACCattctttctccctctctctcccccaatCTCTCCCTCATTCTCTCCCATCTCTCCCTCAGTCTCTCCCACTTCCCAGCCCCAACCCAAGTACcccttctcttctctctccccacCCACCCCAACCACCTTCTTCCCTTCCTACACAACCCCTCCCCCACCCCCTACCCTCACCACCACCCCTACTTTTCCCGCCAATATTTCCTCCCTCATACTAACCAACCCCTCTCACTCCTCAAAGCCCATTTCGAAAAAACTCATCGCCATTGccatctccctctctctcctctctgcTCTCCTTGTTGCCATTGTCGCCACTCTTCTCCTCCACAGGCACACTCGAAAACCGGAAATCATTAAATCCGATAGCCTACGGCTCTACCCCTCCCACACCTCGCCGTCCGATGAGCCCGGAACGAGTACTTCCACAACGACGACGACTACCACCACGACGAGTCATGTTAATTTTTATGCAACTATGTCTTCATCGGGTTATCACAAACTGGGCTCGCCGGAGCTCCGGCCGTTACCGCCGTTACCTAAACAAAACCCCTCCGGAGAACAATTATACTACAAAGACTCCGGCAAAGATAAAGAGCTGGAAGATGATGAGTTTTTTTCGCCGGTGGCAAGTCCGAACGGCGACGTTTTGGGGTCCGGTGGGGTGGATTCAGGTAGCCGGAGTTTCAATTCGAAAACGGCGTCGTACCCCTCTTCACAATCACATTCTCCAATGTCTACGAGTCCTTCAATTGCATTTAATTCAAGTCCGCGAAGCTCGATTTTGAAGTCTCCGGACTCTCTTGTTAATTTTCCGATGCCTCCCCCTCCGACACGACAACGGAAGGTTTCGTTGTCGACGGAGAGTACGCCAGTGAGGGTTTCGGATGTAAGTGAATGTGGTGATGTTAGTTTGCCTCCAATGCCACCGCCAATGCCAGCACCAAGAGGGTGGGAAGTAGGTGGAGGTTTCGAAAAGGAGCCTCCGGTTCTTGTAATGCCAAGTAGGCGTGATGTCGAACGACGAGGAGATGTTGGggagaaaaatgaggaagttttGAAGCTTAAATTGAAGCCTTTGCATTGGGATAAAGTTAAAGCTAGTTCTGATCATGCAATGGTGTGGGATCAGCTCAAGTCCAGCTCATTTCA GTTGAATGAGGAAATGATTGAGACTTTGTTCATGGTGAACACGTCTAAATCGACGCCTAAAGATGCTAACACACCGAGACCACTTTTTCCTTTAATGAATCAAGATACCCAAGTTCTTGATCCAAAAAAGTCTCAGAACATTGCTATACTGTTAAGGGCACTTAATGTGACTGTTGATGAAGTTTGTGAAGCTCTTTTGGAAG GTAATAGTGATACTCTCGGGACAGAACTTCTAGAGAGTTTATTAAAGATGGCTCCAACCAAAGAAGAAGAATACAAACTGAAGGAGTTCGAAGAAACACCACCCTTCAAGCTGGGCCCTGCCGAGAAATTCCTCAAGGCAGTTCTTGATATACCTTTTGCATTTCAGAGGATCAATGCCATGCTTTACATAGCCAATTTTGATTCTGAAGTTGAGTACCTTAAGAGGTCATTTGAGACAATTGAG GGAGCTTGTGAAGAACTTAGAAACAGTAGAATGTTCGCTAAGCTTTTGGAGGCCGTTCTTAAGACCGGGAACCGTATGAACATTGGAACCAACCGTGGCGAGGCTCGTGCCTTCAAGCTTGACACACTACTCAAGCTTGTAGATGTGAAAGGCACTGATGGGAAAACCACGCTCTTGCATTTTGTTGTACAGGAAATTATAAGAGCAGAAGGTTCTCGTCTTTCTGATGACCAGTCTTTGAGTGCTGAATACCAGCAACATCCTGACCTGAGAGATGACATTGAATTCATGAAACTCGGTCTGCAGGTTGTTTCCAGTTTGAGTGGGGAGCTAACCAGTGTCAAAAGATCTGCTTCCATGGATGCGGATGTCCTTGGTAATGAAGTGGAAAAACTATGTACTGGAATTACCAAGGTTCTGGAAGTATTGAAATTAAATGAAGAACTCCCATTGAGCGAAAATAGTAGAAAACTCTCTGAATCAATGAGCGCCTTCTTTAAGAAGGCCGAGGAACAATTAATCAAGGTTCAATCCCAACAGAGTGCTGCTCTTTCTATGGTAAAGGAGATAACCGAGTATTTCCATGGTAATTCTGTTAAAGAAGAGGCTCGTCCATTTCGGATTTTCATGGTGGTCAGGGACTTCCTTTCTAACCTTGATCAAGTATGCAAAGAAGTCGGGAGGATTAACGAGAGAACTAAAGTTAGCTCAGCATGTCAGTTTACAGCGCCAATATACACAAGCCTTCCACCGCTTTTTCCTGAACTTAGTGGGTCACAGACTTACAGTACATCGGATGATGAAAGCTCATTTTCGTCGTAG
- the LOC108193853 gene encoding BTB/POZ and TAZ domain-containing protein 3 produces MDSPDFDSPWSSLTFESLIKSLDVECEERNTGMGITFREKVTAPLCQSCSIPRPPPLPGKMQNKNNYLIKLPGRCLNFVPKETKQTWDDLFKQGYAADVCVVAENEAIIPAHFIVLNGASQVLGNFLIKSKFINGIKYIKIPGVPYGAVYAFIRFLYSSCYEVNEMKEYTLHLFVLSHCYAVPSLKRVCEQVLEQDYLIPEKVIDVLQLARKCDSSRLSFICTRMVVRDFKTISTTEGWKAMTLANSALEQELLGLVVEADSSKQERLKKVEEKKVYLQLVEAMEAVLHIFQDGCKTIGPRDKVLKGYEVACNFPACKGIETLVRHFLRCKTRVPGGCAQCKRTGQLLELHSRMCSDPDNCKVPLCRNIKEKMSRQSKKDETKWKLLVSKVVAAKNALGPFSPRQSIFI; encoded by the exons ATGGATTCACCGGACTTTGATTCTCCCTGGTCATCCCTAACCTTTGAATCGTTAATCAAATCGCTTGATGTTGAGTGTGAAGAAAGGAATACAGGAATGGGTATAACTTTTAGAGAAAAAGTTACAGCGCCTTTATGCCAGAGTTGTTCTATACCGAGGCCACCTCCATTGCCTGGTAAAATGCAGAACAAAAACAATTATCTTATCAAACTTCCAGGAAGATGTCTGAATTTCGTACCAAAGGAAACGAAGCAAACATGGGACGACCTCTTTAAACAAGGATATGCAGCAGATGTATGTGTTGTTGCCGAAAATGAGGCTATCATTCCAGCTCATTTCATTGTCTTG AATGGTGCATCACAGGTGCTGGGGAATTtcttaattaaatcaaaattcataaatggtattaaatacataaaaattCCTGGAGTACCTTATGGCGCTGTTTATGCATTCATACGCTTTCTCTACTCGTCCTG CTATGAAGTGAATGAGATGAAGGAATATACACtacatttatttgttttatcgCATTGCTATGCAGTGCCATCACTCAAAAGAGTTTGTGAGCAGGTACTAGAGCAGGATTATCTCATACCAGAGAAAGTGATAGATGTGCTTCAGCTAGCTCGAAAATGTGACTCATCACGGCTTTCTTTCATCTGCACTCGTATGGTTGTAAGAGACTTTAAGACCATATCGACCACTGAAGGATGGAAGGCTATGACACTTGCTAATTCTGCACTTGAACAAGAGCTTTTAGGACTGGTTGTTGAAGCTGATTCC AGTAAGCAAGAGAGATTGAAGAAAGTTGAAGAGAAGAAGGTATACTTGCAACTCGTCGAAGCAATGGAAGCTGTATTGCACATTTTTCAGGATGGGTGTAAGACAATCGGACCCCGTGACAAAGTTCTTAAAGGATATGAGGTTGCTTGTAATTTTCCAGCTTGCAAGGGGATTGAGACTCTAGTCCGTCATTTTTTAAGATGCAAAACACGAGTCCCTGGTGGTTGTGCTCAGTGCAAACGCACAGGGCAGCTCCTTGAACTTCATTCCCGCATGTGCAGTGATCCTGATAATTGCAAGGTTCCTCTTTGTAG GAACATCAAGGAGAAAATGTCGAGGCAGAGCAAAAAAGATGAAACAAAGTGGAAATTGTTGGTAAGCAAAGTGGTAGCAGCAAAGAACGCGTTAGGGCCCTTCTCCCCTCGGCAATCCATATTCATATGA